A single window of [Clostridium] hylemonae DSM 15053 DNA harbors:
- the obgE gene encoding GTPase ObgE, protein MFADRAKIFIRSGKGGDGHVSFRRELYVPNGGPDGGDGGRGGDVIFEVDEGLNTLQDYRHRRKYAANDGEQGGKRRCHGADADDIVLKVPEGTVIKEAESGKVIADMSGDNKRQVVLKGGKGGLGNQHFATATMQIPKYAQPGQPSQELWVNLELKVIADVGLIGFPNVGKSTFLSRVTNARPKIANYHFTTLNPNLGVVDLDGAQGFVIADIPGLIEGASEGVGLGHEFLRHIERTKMMIHVVDAAGSEGRSPVEDVYKINAELEAYNPDIAKRPQVIAANKTDLIYSGDSEDPVKLLKEEFEPKGIRVFAISGATGDGISELLYYVSEQLGKLDRSPVIFEQEYFPENELIYENLPYTVEKEDDMYVVEGPKIEKMLGYTNLDSEKGFAFFQKFLKDSGILDELEEAGIQEGDTVRMYGLQFDYYK, encoded by the coding sequence ATGTTTGCAGATAGAGCGAAGATATTTATCCGTTCCGGAAAGGGCGGCGACGGACACGTGAGTTTCCGCAGGGAACTTTATGTACCGAACGGGGGCCCGGACGGCGGTGACGGAGGCCGGGGCGGCGATGTTATCTTTGAGGTGGATGAAGGCCTGAACACACTTCAGGATTACCGCCACAGGAGAAAATACGCGGCCAACGACGGAGAACAGGGCGGTAAGCGCAGATGCCACGGCGCGGACGCGGATGATATCGTGCTGAAGGTTCCGGAAGGAACGGTGATAAAAGAAGCAGAATCCGGCAAGGTCATCGCTGACATGTCCGGGGATAATAAACGGCAGGTAGTGTTAAAGGGAGGCAAAGGCGGACTTGGAAACCAGCATTTTGCCACAGCTACGATGCAGATACCAAAGTATGCCCAGCCGGGACAGCCTTCCCAGGAGCTGTGGGTGAATCTGGAACTTAAGGTTATTGCGGATGTAGGACTTATAGGATTCCCGAACGTAGGGAAGTCCACTTTTTTATCAAGAGTGACCAATGCAAGACCAAAGATCGCCAACTATCATTTCACAACGCTCAATCCGAATCTCGGGGTGGTGGATCTCGACGGAGCACAGGGATTTGTCATCGCCGACATACCGGGACTGATCGAAGGCGCCTCAGAAGGAGTCGGGCTTGGACATGAATTCCTGCGGCACATCGAACGGACGAAGATGATGATACATGTAGTGGATGCAGCGGGAAGCGAAGGCCGCAGTCCGGTGGAAGATGTCTATAAAATAAACGCAGAACTTGAGGCGTATAATCCGGACATCGCAAAAAGGCCACAGGTCATCGCCGCGAACAAGACAGATCTCATATACAGCGGAGACAGTGAGGATCCTGTGAAACTGCTGAAAGAAGAGTTCGAGCCAAAAGGGATCCGGGTATTTGCGATATCCGGCGCAACCGGGGACGGGATAAGCGAACTGCTGTATTATGTATCTGAACAGCTTGGAAAGCTGGACAGAAGCCCGGTCATCTTTGAACAGGAATATTTCCCGGAGAATGAGCTTATATACGAAAATCTGCCGTATACCGTGGAAAAAGAGGATGACATGTATGTTGTGGAAGGTCCCAAGATAGAGAAAATGCTTGGTTACACGAACCTGGATTCGGAAAAAGGGTTTGCGTTCTTCCAGAAGTTCCTCAAGGATTCGGGCATTCTGGACGAGCTTGAAGAAGCGGGCATACAGGAAGGCGATACAGTGCGGATGTATGGATTACAGTTTGATTATTATAAATAG
- the rpmA gene encoding 50S ribosomal protein L27 translates to MMKLNLQFFAHKKGVGSTKNGRDSESKRLGAKRADGQFVKAGNILYRQRGTKIHPGVNVGRGGDDTLFALADGVVRFERKGRDKKQVSIYPAAQ, encoded by the coding sequence ATGATGAAATTAAACCTTCAATTTTTCGCTCATAAAAAAGGGGTTGGTTCTACTAAGAACGGCCGTGATTCAGAGTCCAAAAGACTCGGTGCGAAAAGAGCTGACGGACAGTTTGTTAAAGCTGGAAATATTCTTTACAGACAGCGCGGAACGAAGATTCACCCGGGTGTGAATGTTGGACGCGGCGGCGATGATACATTATTCGCACTTGCTGACGGCGTTGTAAGATTTGAAAGAAAAGGAAGAGACAAGAAACAGGTTTCTATCTACCCAGCAGCACAATAG
- a CDS encoding ribosomal-processing cysteine protease Prp: MIKVTIYNNEKNECVGFKASGHAGQNESGQDIVCAAASILMINTVNAIEQYTGDKFSLETEESSGSMECMLAEYPSKEAELLLKTMVQGLTAMEDDEDYTRYIDIIFEEV; this comes from the coding sequence ATGATTAAGGTAACTATCTATAACAATGAAAAGAATGAATGTGTAGGATTTAAAGCTTCCGGCCATGCAGGACAGAATGAAAGTGGACAGGATATCGTATGCGCGGCGGCATCCATATTGATGATCAACACCGTAAACGCGATCGAACAGTACACCGGAGACAAGTTTTCCCTTGAGACTGAAGAAAGCAGCGGCAGTATGGAATGTATGCTTGCGGAATATCCGTCAAAAGAAGCAGAGCTTCTTCTGAAAACTATGGTCCAGGGACTGACAGCTATGGAAGACGACGAAGATTACACGCGATACATCGATATTATATTTGAGGAGGTGTAA
- the rplU gene encoding 50S ribosomal protein L21, whose translation MYAIIATGGKQYKVAEGDIIKVEKLGAEAGETYTFDQVLAVNDNGLKVGNPTVEGATVEASVVENGKAKKVIVYKYKRKSGYHKKNGHRQQYTAVKIDKINA comes from the coding sequence ATGTACGCGATCATAGCAACAGGTGGTAAACAGTACAAAGTAGCTGAAGGCGATATCATTAAAGTAGAGAAACTTGGTGCAGAAGCCGGCGAGACTTATACATTTGACCAAGTGCTTGCAGTAAACGACAACGGTTTAAAGGTTGGTAATCCGACCGTTGAAGGTGCAACTGTAGAAGCTTCTGTAGTTGAAAATGGAAAAGCTAAAAAAGTCATCGTTTACAAGTATAAGAGAAAATCTGGATACCATAAGAAAAACGGTCACAGACAACAGTATACTGCTGTAAAGATTGACAAGATCAACGCCTAA
- a CDS encoding DEAD/DEAH box helicase family protein, which yields MNIFDGVLEFKGIWRDYQERVLHHSEAYMSDNKVHIVAAPGSGKTTLGIELIRRLGNPCLILSPSITIRQQWIARLEEGFLTEGEDAEKWFSNDIRKAKPITAITYQALYSSMKQYTGLLEDSEEESEEKNTEMVDYKNFDIYEVIRENGIRTLCLDEAHHLRSEWWRALEEFLKNVTDVKLVSLTATPPYDSTPAQWKRYIDLCGPIDEEIFTPELVKEGSLCPHQDYVYFNQPAKEELEAVKGYTQQAEAFVRELIQDREFQAMISAHEGLQAPEEYGEKFLDNPRYFSSILIFLQEMGIPFSPYLKKLTGTKGHLPSLDNTWLEVLLQGFLYDDAAAYPSDTVYREGLIARLKEAGCMYRRKVRLVRNEEINRLLIKSRGKLNSIREIVKSEYAGMGNGLRLLILCDFIKKEYLSKVGGTEAFTGEIGAVPIFEYVRRAGIEGLRLGVLSGSVIIVPMDVEDELMGLLDVYGLQGALAELEDTGYGSLTVKGSSHNIVAVITELFTRGSIHVLAGTKSLLGEGWDSPCINSLILATYVGSFMLSNQMRGRAIRTCKEQPDKTSNIWHLACILPGRITYNSEEAPAGDYDTLVRRFGAFLGISYKEDVIESGIERLGLDRYLNVENDFKSINKNMLARSRKRDELRRSWEKSLKVIHDDMCVEEIREVDKQILAPGYLFLNAVVMEIVSCVWMLLLLFFRIFITAGLEHASFWFTAAGVLFLAAAAFAGKYGFRIFRLCTPQKRMKRAAEGILDALVQTGKIEEPQHCRSEVKEEEILVLACLKGGTTRDKTLFAECLAQFWGVIDNPRYILARKKWRGKISDCYAVPEIFGRNKEDAMTFRMCMKRVLGNYEAIYTRTPEGRRLLLKARLRSFACKNDRILNGRKQVKGKYE from the coding sequence TATCAGGAGCGTGTGCTTCATCACTCCGAAGCGTATATGTCCGACAACAAAGTACACATTGTGGCTGCTCCCGGGTCCGGAAAGACAACGCTCGGTATTGAACTCATCCGAAGACTTGGAAACCCGTGTCTGATTCTGTCCCCGAGTATAACTATCCGGCAACAGTGGATCGCACGGCTGGAAGAAGGATTTCTTACCGAAGGGGAAGATGCGGAAAAGTGGTTTTCTAATGATATCCGTAAGGCAAAACCGATCACAGCGATCACATACCAGGCGCTTTACAGCAGTATGAAGCAATATACAGGACTGCTGGAGGATTCAGAAGAAGAAAGTGAAGAGAAAAACACGGAAATGGTAGATTACAAGAATTTTGACATCTACGAAGTGATCCGTGAGAATGGAATCCGGACGCTCTGTCTGGACGAGGCCCACCATCTCCGCAGTGAATGGTGGCGGGCGCTGGAAGAATTCCTGAAGAATGTGACGGACGTAAAACTGGTGTCGCTCACGGCCACACCGCCTTATGACAGTACGCCGGCTCAGTGGAAAAGATATATCGATCTGTGCGGTCCGATCGACGAAGAGATATTTACACCGGAACTGGTAAAGGAAGGCAGCCTGTGCCCGCATCAGGATTATGTCTATTTCAATCAGCCGGCAAAGGAGGAACTGGAGGCTGTAAAAGGATACACACAGCAGGCGGAAGCATTTGTCAGAGAACTCATACAGGACAGGGAATTCCAAGCGATGATCTCAGCCCATGAAGGACTGCAGGCTCCGGAAGAGTACGGTGAAAAATTCCTGGACAATCCCAGATATTTTTCTTCGATATTAATCTTCCTGCAGGAAATGGGAATTCCTTTTTCACCATATCTTAAGAAACTGACCGGCACAAAAGGACATCTCCCGAGCCTTGATAATACCTGGCTGGAGGTGCTGCTCCAGGGCTTTCTGTACGATGATGCCGCGGCTTATCCGTCGGATACGGTGTACAGAGAGGGGCTGATCGCCAGACTGAAGGAAGCCGGCTGTATGTACCGCAGAAAAGTCCGGCTCGTTAGAAATGAGGAAATAAACAGATTACTGATCAAGAGCAGGGGGAAACTGAACAGTATCCGGGAAATTGTCAAATCAGAATATGCCGGAATGGGAAACGGCCTGCGGCTTTTGATACTTTGTGATTTTATAAAAAAGGAATATCTGAGTAAAGTGGGGGGGACAGAAGCTTTTACCGGAGAGATCGGGGCAGTTCCTATATTTGAATATGTGAGAAGAGCCGGTATAGAAGGCTTACGTCTCGGTGTGCTCAGTGGAAGCGTGATCATCGTGCCGATGGATGTGGAGGATGAACTTATGGGACTGCTTGACGTCTACGGCTTGCAAGGGGCGCTTGCAGAACTTGAGGATACCGGTTATGGAAGTCTGACGGTAAAAGGAAGCAGCCATAATATCGTCGCAGTTATAACAGAGTTATTTACGAGAGGAAGTATCCATGTGCTTGCTGGTACAAAGTCACTCTTGGGGGAGGGCTGGGATTCGCCCTGCATCAATTCACTGATTCTGGCTACCTACGTAGGATCCTTCATGCTCAGCAACCAGATGCGCGGACGCGCGATCCGCACATGCAAGGAGCAGCCGGACAAAACGAGTAATATCTGGCATCTTGCCTGTATCCTTCCGGGCCGGATAACCTATAATTCTGAAGAAGCACCGGCGGGGGACTACGACACACTGGTGCGCAGATTCGGAGCCTTTCTCGGTATTTCCTACAAAGAGGACGTCATTGAAAGCGGAATTGAAAGACTGGGACTGGACAGATATCTGAATGTAGAAAACGATTTCAAAAGCATTAACAAAAATATGCTTGCAAGATCCAGAAAACGGGATGAACTCCGGCGTTCCTGGGAAAAATCTTTAAAAGTGATCCACGACGACATGTGTGTGGAGGAAATCCGGGAAGTAGACAAACAGATACTGGCACCGGGTTATCTTTTTCTGAACGCGGTTGTAATGGAAATAGTATCGTGCGTCTGGATGCTTCTGCTTCTGTTTTTTAGAATATTTATAACAGCGGGACTGGAACATGCTTCTTTCTGGTTTACGGCTGCCGGAGTTTTATTCCTTGCAGCCGCAGCCTTTGCAGGTAAATACGGCTTCCGGATCTTCCGCCTCTGTACACCGCAGAAGCGGATGAAGAGGGCCGCAGAAGGAATCCTGGACGCGCTTGTCCAGACCGGAAAGATAGAAGAACCTCAGCACTGCAGATCGGAAGTAAAAGAAGAAGAGATTCTGGTACTGGCATGCCTGAAAGGCGGAACTACACGGGATAAGACTTTGTTTGCAGAATGTCTTGCGCAGTTTTGGGGCGTGATCGACAATCCGAGATATATTCTGGCGCGAAAGAAGTGGAGAGGCAAGATCAGCGACTGTTATGCCGTACCTGAAATATTCGGCAGGAACAAGGAAGATGCCATGACGTTTCGTATGTGCATGAAGAGGGTACTTGGAAACTATGAGGCCATATATACGAGAACCCCTGAGGGCCGCAGGCTGCTTTTAAAGGCCAGGCTCCGTTCTTTCGCCTGCAAGAATGACCGTATCTTAAATGGCCGTAAACAGGTGAAGGGGAAATATGAATGA